In Terriglobus sp. TAA 43, a single window of DNA contains:
- a CDS encoding NAD(P)-dependent alcohol dehydrogenase: MSQASAYAAQSVKTPLGPFSFERREPGPNDVLIDIKFCGICHSDLHQVRDEWGGGIFPMVPGHEIAGVVRAIGSAVTHFKVGDNVGVGCFVDSCRTCVECTAGDDNYCQVGITLTYNGRDKEGQPTYGGYSDHIVVDENYVLHIPENLPLDAASPLLCAGITLYSPLKHWGAGPGKRVAIVGLGGLGHMGVKLAHAMGAHVTVLSQSMKKADDAKKLGADEFYAMSDPETVKKLHNSFDLIISTVGVAMDFTPYLFMLKKDSTMVLVGAPEGNSQLNSFGLIANRKSLAGSMIGSIEETQEMLDFCGRHNIVSDIEVIKADYINEAYERMLQSDVRYRFVIDLESLKK, encoded by the coding sequence AGTCGGTAAAGACACCCCTCGGCCCCTTTTCATTTGAGCGCCGCGAGCCCGGCCCGAACGATGTTCTCATCGACATCAAATTCTGCGGCATCTGCCACTCGGATCTGCACCAGGTACGCGACGAGTGGGGCGGCGGCATCTTCCCCATGGTTCCCGGCCACGAAATCGCAGGCGTAGTCCGCGCCATCGGTTCCGCTGTCACGCACTTCAAGGTAGGCGATAACGTCGGCGTAGGTTGTTTCGTCGATAGCTGCCGCACCTGCGTGGAATGTACCGCGGGCGACGACAACTACTGCCAGGTAGGCATCACGCTCACCTACAACGGTCGCGACAAGGAGGGCCAGCCCACCTACGGTGGCTACTCGGACCACATCGTTGTCGACGAGAACTACGTCCTCCACATTCCTGAGAACCTGCCGCTCGACGCAGCATCACCGCTGCTCTGCGCAGGCATCACGCTGTACAGCCCGCTGAAGCATTGGGGTGCAGGCCCCGGCAAGCGCGTTGCGATCGTTGGTCTCGGCGGCCTCGGTCACATGGGCGTCAAGCTGGCACACGCCATGGGCGCACACGTCACCGTACTGAGCCAGAGCATGAAGAAGGCAGACGACGCGAAGAAGCTCGGCGCCGACGAGTTCTACGCCATGAGCGATCCTGAAACGGTGAAGAAGCTCCACAACAGCTTCGACCTCATCATCAGCACCGTGGGCGTGGCCATGGACTTCACACCGTACCTCTTCATGTTGAAGAAAGACAGCACCATGGTTCTGGTCGGCGCACCCGAAGGCAACTCGCAACTCAACTCCTTCGGCCTTATCGCCAACCGCAAGTCCCTCGCTGGTTCCATGATCGGTTCCATCGAAGAGACGCAGGAAATGCTCGACTTCTGCGGTCGCCACAACATCGTAAGCGACATTGAAGTCATCAAGGCCGATTACATCAACGAAGCCTACGAACGCATGCTGCAGAGCGACGTTCGCTACCGCTTCGTGATCGACCTCGAGTCACTGAAGAAGTAA
- a CDS encoding sugar phosphate isomerase/epimerase family protein, whose translation MTDAEIEHGFMAAKILRLKLITASSKVSMAKRVAPFAEKHGIMVAFHNHAVTKDPDDLATMDHFRQVLAMSSMYRINLDVAHYAASGLDAVAALEALHDKITNMHVHDRKANDGASVPFGEGVTPAAQILKMNRDRGWKIPCFYELEYVGADGRDVIAETRRELDYEIRVLNEK comes from the coding sequence ATGACCGATGCGGAAATTGAGCATGGTTTTATGGCGGCGAAGATCCTGCGCCTGAAGTTGATTACGGCTTCCAGCAAAGTGTCGATGGCAAAGCGCGTGGCTCCGTTTGCAGAGAAGCATGGGATCATGGTCGCGTTTCATAACCACGCGGTGACGAAGGATCCAGATGATCTTGCGACGATGGATCACTTCCGCCAGGTGCTGGCTATGTCGTCGATGTACCGCATCAACCTGGATGTTGCGCACTATGCGGCGAGTGGTCTTGATGCTGTGGCTGCGCTGGAAGCACTGCATGACAAGATTACGAACATGCATGTGCATGACCGCAAAGCCAACGATGGAGCGAGCGTTCCGTTTGGTGAGGGAGTGACGCCGGCCGCGCAGATACTGAAGATGAATCGTGATCGTGGATGGAAGATTCCGTGTTTCTACGAGCTGGAGTATGTGGGCGCGGATGGACGTGATGTGATCGCGGAGACTCGGCGCGAGCTGGATTATGAGATTCGCGTGTTGAACGAGAAATAA
- a CDS encoding cellulose synthase family protein, whose amino-acid sequence MHTLVLTLLFQQQHGLQHYWKTHYMQNTFKGMYHWNSFDIALLIPYFIVMVILAFYGIHRYQLVWLYFRNKKKEATSTNAPMQFAENELPFVTIQLPIFNEQYVVDRLVDACCRIEYPRDRFEIQVLDDSTDETHEVAAEIVRKYAEGTAGLEPQPIYYLHRTDRHGYKAGALDAGLKTAKGELIAIFDADFVPPTDWLYKVVNHFAEPGVGMVQTRWTHLNRNYSFLTQVEAILLDGHFVLEHGGRSRAGVFFNFNGTAGAWRRTAIDEAGGWQHDTLTEDTDLSYRAQLKGWKFKYLQDVECPAELPIEMTAFKTQQARWAKGLIQTGKKILPRVLASDAPKHTKLEAWYHLTANISYPLMIILSVLLMPAMIIRSWQGWVQMLLIDFPLFMASTMSISSFYLVSQKELFPKTWYKTFLYLPFLMALGVGLTITNTKAVMEALFGVQSAFARTPKYRVQKKGEATVAAKKYRKRLGIIPWIELAIGCYFAFTVWYAFSSENYFTVPFLLLFVLGYWYTGLLSLLQGRFERGGNAGAELHEKPYPVGI is encoded by the coding sequence ATGCACACCCTTGTCCTGACTCTGCTGTTTCAGCAGCAGCACGGTCTTCAGCACTATTGGAAGACCCACTACATGCAGAACACCTTCAAGGGCATGTATCACTGGAACAGCTTTGATATTGCACTGCTGATTCCTTACTTCATTGTGATGGTGATCCTGGCGTTTTACGGCATCCACCGCTACCAGTTGGTGTGGCTGTACTTCCGCAATAAGAAGAAGGAAGCGACGAGTACGAACGCTCCGATGCAGTTTGCGGAGAACGAACTGCCGTTCGTGACGATCCAGTTGCCCATCTTCAACGAGCAGTATGTGGTGGACCGGCTGGTGGATGCGTGCTGCCGCATTGAGTATCCGCGTGACCGGTTTGAGATCCAGGTGCTGGATGACTCGACTGATGAAACGCACGAAGTAGCTGCTGAGATTGTGCGAAAGTATGCGGAAGGCACGGCGGGGTTGGAACCGCAGCCGATCTACTATCTGCATCGTACGGATCGCCATGGTTACAAGGCCGGCGCTCTGGATGCGGGATTGAAGACCGCGAAGGGCGAGTTGATTGCGATCTTCGACGCGGACTTTGTGCCGCCGACGGACTGGTTATATAAGGTTGTTAATCATTTTGCAGAGCCGGGCGTGGGCATGGTGCAGACGCGCTGGACGCATCTGAATCGCAACTACAGCTTCCTGACGCAGGTGGAAGCGATCCTGCTTGATGGCCACTTTGTGCTGGAGCATGGCGGACGTTCGCGTGCGGGTGTGTTCTTTAACTTCAACGGCACCGCGGGTGCTTGGCGTCGTACGGCGATTGATGAGGCCGGTGGATGGCAACATGACACGCTGACCGAAGATACGGACCTGAGCTATCGTGCGCAGTTGAAGGGATGGAAGTTTAAGTATCTGCAGGATGTGGAATGCCCGGCAGAGCTTCCGATTGAAATGACTGCGTTCAAGACGCAGCAGGCGCGTTGGGCAAAGGGATTGATCCAGACTGGCAAGAAGATTTTGCCGCGTGTGTTGGCCAGCGATGCGCCGAAGCATACGAAGCTGGAGGCGTGGTATCACCTGACGGCGAACATCAGTTATCCGTTGATGATCATCCTAAGCGTGTTGCTGATGCCGGCGATGATTATTCGTTCGTGGCAGGGCTGGGTGCAGATGTTGCTGATCGACTTCCCGCTGTTCATGGCGAGTACGATGTCGATCTCAAGCTTCTACCTTGTGTCGCAAAAAGAGCTGTTCCCGAAGACCTGGTACAAGACGTTTCTGTATCTGCCGTTTCTGATGGCGCTGGGTGTTGGTTTGACCATCACCAATACCAAGGCGGTGATGGAAGCGTTGTTTGGTGTGCAGAGCGCGTTTGCGCGTACGCCGAAGTATCGCGTGCAGAAGAAGGGCGAGGCGACTGTTGCGGCGAAGAAGTATCGCAAGCGGCTGGGCATTATTCCGTGGATTGAACTTGCGATTGGATGTTACTTCGCGTTCACGGTCTGGTATGCGTTCAGCAGCGAGAATTACTTCACGGTGCCGTTCCTGCTTTTGTTTGTACTGGGTTACTGGTACACGGGTTTGTTGAGCCTGCTGCAAGGACGTTTTGAGCGCGGCGGGAATGCGGGTGCAGAACTGCATGAGAAGCCGTATCCTGTCGGCATCTGA
- a CDS encoding SMP-30/gluconolactonase/LRE family protein, with product MTMKCVRGLALGLAFGVGLAGSIASAQVLIGDEKSQPESLTVAPGGTLYVGSASSPFVYKVAPGATTAEKFVDASAEGPGTFFFGMLADGATNTLWTCQLTPVPNTKPAQRHTALRGFDLKTGTQKLRWALPGDNTTCNDFAIGPDKALYISDTSVGKIYRLPAGATTAEVFSDNRVLNGIDGITFLDGVLYINNVFFNKLYRIPVDANGKAGAPVDIWMDQPVKGPDGMRAANGKIYVAANGSGMVASLTIDGDRAHVTVIKDGLKTPTGVEPAGNTLWIAERGAGKAVPVPLK from the coding sequence ATGACGATGAAGTGTGTTCGCGGCCTTGCGCTTGGCCTGGCTTTCGGTGTGGGACTGGCAGGGAGCATTGCGTCGGCACAGGTGCTGATTGGCGACGAGAAGTCGCAGCCGGAGAGCCTGACCGTGGCTCCTGGTGGAACGCTGTATGTAGGCAGCGCGAGTTCGCCGTTTGTGTACAAGGTGGCTCCCGGCGCGACGACTGCGGAAAAGTTTGTGGATGCAAGCGCCGAAGGGCCGGGGACGTTCTTCTTTGGCATGTTGGCGGATGGTGCGACGAACACGCTTTGGACGTGCCAATTGACGCCGGTGCCGAATACGAAGCCGGCGCAGCGGCATACGGCGTTGCGTGGGTTTGATTTGAAGACTGGCACGCAGAAACTGCGTTGGGCCCTACCGGGCGACAACACCACCTGCAACGACTTTGCGATTGGCCCGGACAAGGCGCTCTATATCTCGGACACGTCCGTGGGCAAGATCTATCGTCTGCCTGCCGGAGCGACGACTGCAGAGGTGTTTTCTGATAACCGCGTGCTGAACGGCATTGATGGCATCACGTTCCTGGATGGCGTGCTGTACATCAACAACGTGTTCTTCAACAAGCTGTACCGCATTCCGGTGGACGCGAACGGTAAGGCGGGCGCGCCGGTGGACATCTGGATGGATCAGCCGGTGAAGGGACCGGATGGCATGCGGGCGGCCAATGGAAAGATTTACGTGGCGGCGAATGGCAGCGGTATGGTGGCTTCGCTGACGATTGATGGCGACCGCGCGCATGTGACGGTGATCAAGGATGGTTTGAAGACGCCGACCGGCGTGGAACCTGCGGGCAATACGCTGTGGATTGCGGAACGTGGCGCAGGAAAGGCTGTTCCGGTTCCGTTGAAGTAG
- a CDS encoding PLP-dependent cysteine synthase family protein: MAATATDVSKLGKSVVDRIGNTPMLNLTRIVSHLPGITLLGKAEFANPGGSVKDRPALSIVQAAMAAGELGDAQPERALLDATSGNTGIAYAMLGAALQFPVTLCVPASASPERKKILQAYGAEVIFTPAGDGSDGAIRKVRELYQSEPDKYFYADQYGNDNNWKAHYRTTANEIWQQTEGTLTHFIAAMGTSGTFMGNTRRLRELNPKIQCISMQPDSPFTGLEGLKHMPTAIVPPIYDPNLADRNIWAETEPAYAMCKRLASELGVMVGVSAGANVDTALRIAQEESDAGREAVIVTVLCDGAEKYLSERFWTEN; the protein is encoded by the coding sequence ATGGCAGCCACCGCAACCGACGTCTCGAAGCTAGGAAAAAGTGTCGTGGACCGCATTGGGAACACCCCAATGCTCAACCTGACCCGTATCGTCAGCCACCTCCCCGGAATCACCCTGCTGGGCAAGGCGGAGTTCGCCAACCCCGGCGGCAGCGTCAAAGACCGCCCCGCCCTGAGCATTGTGCAGGCCGCCATGGCCGCCGGTGAACTCGGCGACGCCCAACCCGAGCGCGCCCTCCTGGACGCCACCAGCGGCAACACCGGCATCGCCTACGCCATGCTGGGCGCGGCGCTGCAGTTCCCCGTCACCCTCTGCGTCCCCGCCTCCGCCAGCCCGGAGCGCAAGAAAATCCTGCAGGCCTACGGCGCAGAAGTCATCTTCACCCCCGCGGGCGACGGCAGCGACGGCGCCATCCGCAAGGTCCGCGAACTCTACCAGTCAGAGCCGGACAAGTACTTCTACGCCGACCAGTACGGCAACGACAACAACTGGAAGGCCCATTACCGCACCACCGCCAACGAAATCTGGCAGCAGACCGAAGGCACCCTGACGCATTTCATCGCCGCCATGGGCACCAGCGGCACCTTCATGGGCAACACTCGCCGGCTGCGCGAGTTAAATCCCAAAATTCAGTGCATCAGCATGCAGCCTGACTCGCCCTTCACCGGCCTGGAAGGCCTCAAGCACATGCCCACGGCCATCGTTCCGCCCATCTACGACCCCAACCTGGCCGACCGCAACATCTGGGCTGAAACCGAACCCGCCTACGCCATGTGCAAGCGCCTCGCCAGCGAACTTGGCGTCATGGTCGGCGTCTCCGCCGGCGCAAACGTCGACACCGCCCTCCGCATCGCGCAGGAAGAGTCAGACGCTGGCCGAGAAGCCGTCATCGTCACCGTCCTCTGCGACGGCGCAGAAAAGTACCTCAGCGAACGCTTCTGGACAGAAAACTAA
- a CDS encoding L,D-transpeptidase, whose translation MQWTRRDVVAGIAVSLIGLRLAAQKKAPLPPEPPLTGDDAETAIRALKPGQFLWAPSLAPSGPILAIVSLSLQRCYVYRNGVLIAVSTLSSGKTGHETPTGVFTVLQKQVVHHSNLYDNAPMPYMQRLTWGGIALHAGNLPGYPASHGCVRLPKAFAQKLYGETKLGMTVVVTDSDAVPRIAPAPNLLEAAQAVDQNTLAGGVVWQPEKSPTGPMSLVLSGADKRLMVLRNGVLIGSCPVTIDGPIAETMGFTLKSIEGADFRWLQLPLPGQTLSPGQEMSAAERARVKMPEEFRLALDRELTPGVTLLVTQDSMRASSAGTKVMVFESGSGQS comes from the coding sequence ATGCAGTGGACGCGGCGCGATGTGGTGGCTGGAATTGCGGTTTCGCTGATTGGGTTGCGGTTGGCTGCGCAGAAGAAAGCGCCATTGCCACCTGAACCTCCGTTGACTGGCGACGATGCGGAGACGGCGATCCGGGCGCTGAAGCCGGGGCAGTTTCTGTGGGCGCCGTCGCTGGCGCCGAGTGGCCCGATCCTGGCGATTGTGAGCTTATCCCTGCAGCGTTGTTATGTGTATCGCAATGGTGTGCTGATTGCGGTATCAACCTTGTCTTCAGGCAAGACTGGGCATGAGACGCCTACGGGCGTGTTCACGGTGCTGCAGAAGCAGGTGGTGCACCACTCGAATCTGTATGACAACGCGCCGATGCCGTATATGCAGCGGCTGACGTGGGGCGGCATTGCGCTGCATGCGGGGAACCTGCCGGGATATCCGGCGTCGCATGGGTGTGTGCGGTTGCCGAAGGCGTTTGCGCAGAAGCTATATGGCGAGACGAAGCTGGGCATGACGGTGGTTGTGACCGATAGCGATGCGGTGCCGAGGATTGCGCCTGCTCCGAATTTGTTGGAGGCGGCGCAGGCGGTGGATCAGAACACCCTGGCGGGCGGTGTGGTGTGGCAGCCGGAGAAGAGTCCCACGGGGCCGATGTCGCTGGTGTTGAGCGGTGCGGACAAGCGGCTGATGGTGCTGCGGAATGGTGTGTTAATCGGGTCTTGCCCGGTGACGATTGATGGGCCGATTGCGGAGACGATGGGCTTCACGCTGAAGTCGATTGAGGGTGCTGACTTCCGCTGGCTGCAATTGCCGTTGCCGGGACAGACGCTGTCGCCAGGGCAGGAGATGAGTGCCGCGGAACGCGCTCGGGTGAAGATGCCGGAGGAGTTTCGTTTGGCGCTGGATCGAGAGTTGACGCCGGGCGTGACGCTGCTGGTGACGCAGGATTCGATGCGGGCCTCGAGTGCCGGAACGAAGGTGATGGTGTTTGAAAGCGGCAGCGGGCAGTCTTGA
- a CDS encoding DUF4230 domain-containing protein, which produces MADEPVVDEERWRQYQVAREQRVAYKEKPRSRVGAVLLGLLIFFVLGCVGAVWLLRHAGNNDAAGKVASFLMGGRDTFNASAPDVVSQIQRLNRLETVSYSVDTVVEGKHQNAVLPDLLFGDRLILVVHGQVIAGVDLSQLKPEQVKVDGRSVTVDLPPSQIFTSKIDTAKTKVFARTTGLLVQADPSLEMDTQKTAEQQILQAASNDGILDTARANARTGMESLLRGLGFNQVTVH; this is translated from the coding sequence ATGGCAGACGAACCTGTGGTGGATGAGGAACGGTGGCGCCAGTACCAGGTGGCGCGCGAACAGAGGGTTGCTTACAAGGAAAAGCCGCGCAGCCGTGTGGGTGCGGTGTTGCTCGGCTTGCTGATCTTCTTTGTGCTGGGATGCGTGGGCGCGGTGTGGCTGCTGCGTCATGCGGGCAACAATGATGCTGCCGGGAAGGTGGCAAGCTTCCTGATGGGTGGTCGCGACACGTTCAACGCCAGTGCGCCGGATGTGGTGAGCCAGATTCAGCGGCTGAACCGGCTGGAGACGGTGAGCTATTCCGTGGACACGGTGGTTGAGGGTAAGCACCAGAATGCGGTGTTGCCGGATTTGCTGTTTGGGGATCGGCTGATCCTGGTGGTGCATGGGCAGGTGATTGCCGGGGTTGATCTGTCGCAGTTGAAGCCGGAACAGGTGAAGGTGGATGGGCGGTCGGTAACGGTGGACCTGCCGCCTTCGCAGATCTTTACTTCGAAGATTGATACGGCGAAGACGAAGGTGTTTGCACGGACGACGGGGTTGCTGGTGCAGGCGGACCCGAGCCTGGAGATGGATACGCAGAAGACGGCAGAGCAGCAGATTCTGCAGGCAGCTTCGAACGACGGCATACTGGACACGGCTCGGGCAAATGCCAGGACGGGAATGGAGAGCTTGTTGCGTGGTTTGGGGTTCAATCAGGTGACGGTGCATTAG
- a CDS encoding diguanylate cyclase, whose product MCLVIAASIRSCALLLEAVEEKIWKVPPHYTHPSDLLFFAWLLPLVLLLSVPTESEKDRFFYWASAFQIALLLVLFSYFAFGGFRFLRPQTALDSGNKAFIAFLAAKFVVAIVAGLRWWSKPRSASVRQFFAVAFIATSVYAVTSLTYNVIALSYPHASLHWAWLLSLAELTLISLAVHLPPVRHNNSRSSTQDLLVSVLDHGAPVALPIAAGVMSVLIAPAYFFVSLASTSISLGVFAIQTIRVQVRYRESQSSMAALHTQLQDLALTDPLTGIGNRRGYDIHLVQAWEWAAQSSRSFALLVIDIDHFKILNDLFGHHEGDLCLRAVSHVLVSVSRNKRDYISRYGGEEFAFILHDVDADKAEKVATRICRAIEALQFRNKTPIGDIVTVSIGIAASCDANSPTELFQLADAALYQAKSTGRNRVSKSRIPLTTIPLPEAGQGVSSSYQVH is encoded by the coding sequence ATGTGCCTCGTCATCGCAGCTTCCATCCGTTCCTGCGCCCTGCTTCTTGAAGCCGTGGAAGAGAAGATATGGAAAGTCCCTCCCCATTACACTCATCCATCCGACCTTCTTTTCTTCGCATGGCTCTTACCGCTCGTGTTGTTACTGAGCGTTCCAACAGAAAGCGAAAAGGATCGTTTTTTCTATTGGGCAAGCGCCTTTCAGATTGCATTGTTATTAGTTCTTTTTTCCTATTTCGCCTTTGGTGGCTTCCGATTCCTCAGGCCACAAACGGCATTAGATTCAGGCAATAAAGCCTTCATAGCCTTCCTTGCAGCCAAGTTCGTAGTCGCTATCGTCGCGGGCCTACGTTGGTGGAGCAAACCGCGTTCAGCATCGGTGCGGCAGTTCTTTGCGGTCGCATTTATTGCAACATCTGTCTATGCCGTAACCAGCCTGACTTACAACGTGATCGCCTTGTCCTACCCGCACGCTTCGTTGCATTGGGCATGGTTGTTGTCACTTGCGGAACTAACGCTCATCTCTCTCGCCGTGCATCTTCCGCCCGTCCGTCACAACAATTCGCGTTCCTCAACGCAGGACCTTCTGGTCTCTGTTTTGGATCACGGTGCACCCGTCGCATTGCCTATCGCGGCCGGAGTCATGAGCGTACTGATCGCCCCAGCCTACTTCTTCGTTTCCCTGGCCTCTACCAGCATTTCCTTAGGCGTCTTTGCAATCCAGACCATTCGTGTGCAGGTTCGTTATCGCGAGAGTCAATCAAGCATGGCGGCGCTCCACACGCAGCTTCAAGACCTCGCACTGACTGACCCGCTCACTGGAATCGGAAACCGACGCGGCTATGACATCCATCTCGTTCAGGCATGGGAGTGGGCAGCTCAATCATCCCGCTCATTCGCCCTGCTCGTGATCGACATCGATCACTTCAAGATATTGAATGACCTCTTCGGACACCACGAAGGCGACTTATGCCTGCGCGCTGTATCGCATGTCTTGGTCTCCGTCTCGCGCAACAAGCGCGACTACATATCAAGATACGGCGGTGAAGAATTCGCCTTCATACTGCACGACGTCGACGCAGACAAAGCTGAAAAGGTGGCGACACGTATCTGTCGCGCCATTGAAGCATTGCAATTCAGAAATAAGACACCCATAGGAGATATCGTCACCGTAAGTATCGGTATCGCAGCCTCATGCGATGCCAACTCTCCTACCGAGCTATTCCAACTGGCCGATGCGGCTCTCTATCAGGCAAAGTCAACCGGAAGAAACCGTGTATCCAAATCCAGAATTCCCCTCACAACGATCCCGCTCCCAGAAGCTGGACAAGGCGTGAGCTCTAGCTACCAGGTGCATTAA
- a CDS encoding TCR/Tet family MFS transporter yields the protein MARARLLIFFVVVLDAMGIGIVFPTLPGLLRSLMHDSGDPARAYGFLLSAYALSMFFASPVLGALSDRFGRRPVLLLSLLGTAFDDLMMGLAPTLWVLYAARILAGFSGANLTVANAYLADITPEEERSGAFGKMNACFGVGFIAGPVLGGIAGMYSLRAPFFLAAALNIVGAVLAVFVLPESRKVTEVKRITLAQLNPFASLRNVFRLHGIAPMLYVFCTMDMVGQVPSVLWVIYGNSRFGWTPFVVGVSFAVFGLLHAIFQSILPERFQRWVGERGSVLAGIVADTVGYGLYSIASTTLAAFSILPLLCLGGIALPSVQSMLSRSVDESRQGELQGVLTSLNSLIAVGGPVVASSLYSVTRTRIPKYPGAIWLAPVLLYVPCVAMLLWWRGQRKSIEVESV from the coding sequence ATGGCGCGAGCCCGCCTTCTTATTTTCTTTGTCGTTGTTCTTGATGCCATGGGCATCGGGATTGTGTTTCCTACGTTGCCGGGATTGCTGCGTTCGTTGATGCACGATTCGGGCGACCCTGCGCGTGCGTATGGCTTCCTGCTGTCTGCGTATGCGCTGAGTATGTTCTTTGCTTCGCCGGTTCTGGGTGCCTTGAGCGACCGCTTTGGGCGCAGACCGGTGCTACTGCTTTCACTGTTGGGCACGGCCTTTGATGACCTGATGATGGGGCTGGCGCCCACGCTGTGGGTTCTGTATGCGGCGCGTATCCTGGCTGGATTTTCTGGCGCGAATCTGACCGTCGCGAATGCCTATCTGGCGGACATTACGCCGGAAGAAGAACGGTCTGGCGCGTTCGGAAAGATGAATGCGTGCTTTGGTGTGGGTTTCATTGCCGGGCCAGTGCTGGGCGGCATTGCAGGCATGTATTCGTTGCGTGCGCCGTTTTTTCTGGCGGCCGCTTTGAACATTGTGGGCGCGGTGCTGGCGGTGTTTGTGTTGCCGGAGTCGCGGAAGGTGACGGAGGTGAAGCGGATCACGCTGGCGCAGTTGAATCCGTTTGCATCGTTGCGCAATGTGTTTCGTCTACATGGCATTGCGCCCATGCTGTATGTGTTTTGCACCATGGATATGGTGGGGCAGGTGCCTTCGGTGTTGTGGGTGATCTATGGCAACAGCCGGTTTGGATGGACGCCGTTTGTGGTGGGTGTTTCGTTTGCCGTGTTTGGGCTGTTGCACGCGATTTTTCAATCGATACTGCCGGAACGCTTTCAACGTTGGGTGGGAGAACGAGGCAGCGTGCTGGCAGGTATTGTGGCGGATACGGTGGGGTATGGGCTGTATTCCATTGCTTCAACGACGCTGGCTGCGTTTTCAATTCTGCCGCTGCTTTGTCTTGGTGGGATAGCGCTGCCGTCCGTGCAGTCGATGTTGTCGCGCAGTGTGGATGAGTCGCGACAGGGTGAGTTGCAGGGTGTGTTGACGAGCCTGAACAGCCTGATTGCAGTGGGTGGGCCGGTGGTGGCTTCCAGTTTGTATTCGGTCACGCGGACGCGGATTCCGAAGTATCCGGGGGCTATCTGGCTTGCGCCGGTGCTGTTGTATGTACCGTGTGTGGCGATGCTGTTGTGGTGGCGCGGACAGAGGAAATCGATTGAGGTTGAATCGGTTTAA
- a CDS encoding OmpA family protein, with protein sequence MKKRNDLIKTATLSVTALLLTGVLAAPSYAQNSTDQAQATQTQAAPAAKQDAADNSSYSTGQPLQMQSKEGFWGHMNPLARKKWVKRQMDPVKDRVNELDQLQAKNANDIRDVDTRATAGIKKASDSAALADQHATEAGNRADQANTTATTASTKTDALDGTVQNLDQYQTVESTPVAFAKGRTALGPKGKADLDEMADKLASEKGYIIEVQGYSRGGVQTSTAMADSVVRYLVTEKQVPIYRIYRSGMGKAKAATADGEQTVSNGVRVTLLHNSLASMDSPTVSSTGAPNNNVAGTTGSGSLQ encoded by the coding sequence ATGAAGAAGCGGAATGATCTGATCAAGACTGCAACTCTGTCGGTTACAGCACTGCTACTGACAGGAGTTCTTGCTGCGCCTTCTTACGCGCAGAATTCGACCGACCAGGCACAGGCTACTCAAACCCAGGCTGCTCCCGCAGCGAAGCAGGATGCTGCCGATAACTCCAGTTACTCGACCGGCCAGCCCCTGCAGATGCAGTCGAAGGAAGGCTTCTGGGGTCATATGAACCCCCTGGCCCGCAAGAAGTGGGTAAAACGCCAGATGGACCCGGTCAAGGACCGTGTGAACGAGCTGGATCAGCTCCAGGCGAAGAACGCTAATGACATTCGCGACGTAGACACCCGCGCTACCGCAGGCATCAAGAAGGCAAGCGACTCGGCTGCACTGGCCGACCAGCACGCCACCGAAGCCGGCAACCGCGCTGACCAGGCGAACACGACCGCAACGACTGCTTCGACCAAGACCGATGCTCTGGACGGAACGGTTCAGAACCTGGACCAGTACCAGACTGTGGAATCGACCCCGGTGGCATTCGCCAAGGGCCGCACCGCACTGGGACCGAAGGGCAAGGCTGATCTGGACGAGATGGCCGACAAGCTGGCCAGCGAGAAGGGCTACATCATCGAAGTACAGGGTTACAGCCGTGGCGGTGTTCAGACCTCGACTGCAATGGCCGACTCGGTGGTTCGCTACCTCGTAACCGAAAAGCAGGTTCCGATCTATCGCATCTACCGCTCGGGCATGGGCAAGGCTAAGGCCGCCACCGCTGACGGTGAGCAGACTGTTTCCAACGGCGTACGTGTGACGCTGCTGCACAACAGCCTGGCGAGCATGGATAGCCCCACGGTTTCGTCCACGGGCGCTCCGAATAACAACGTTGCCGGAACGACCGGTAGCGGATCGCTTCAGTAA